The window CGCCATCCAGATAAATGTCGTCCCAGGCGCGGGCCGTCCGGTCTTCGAGCAGGGCCTCATCGGCGGCGACGATTTCGGCCAGGTGGGTCAGCCGTTGCCTGATTTGGGGGCTGTAGGATTCCAGGGCCGGCAACAGCTCATGGCGCAGCCGGTTGCGGAAGAAGGCCGGGTCGTTGTTGCTGGCGTCGTGCAGGGGCCGGAGATCGTGTTCGACGCAATAGGCGGAGAGGACGGCGCGGCCGAGGGACAACAACGGCCGCCAGAGCCACAAATCGGGGTGGCCGGGCAGACGCGCCGCCGGCCGCATCCCCCGCAGCCCGGCCAAGCCGCTGCCGCGCAAGAGGTGCATCAGCACCGTTTCGGCCTGGTCGCCAGCGTGGTGGCCGGTGACGATGACCGGCGCGCCCTCCCGCCGGGCCACGCGGGCCAGGAAGTCGTAGCGGGCCACCCGCGCGGCTTCTTCCAGCGAAAGATGCGCGGCTTGCGCGACCTGGGCCACGTCCACCCGCTCGCTATGGAAACGCAGACCTTGCGCCATCGCCTCAACGCTGAGGGCCTCGGCCGCAGATTCCGGCCGCAAGCCATGATCGAGGTGGGCGACGATGAGTTGCTCCGGGGTCAAGAGTTGCCCGAGCACGGCCAGCAGGGCCAGCGAATCCGGGCCGCCGGAGACGCCGACGACGAGAGAGGCGGCCGACAGATCAATCCCCGACGTTTCGGCCGCCTGTGCCAGCATGTCTCGCGCTTGATCGAACAACTTCATATCGGCTTGCTAAAACTTACCCATCAGGTGTAAGTAGTAATCTTGAGCAAAGCTCTTCGCTCCCAATTGGGCCAGCATCGATAGTGTTTGCGCCCGGTGATCCGTGCCGTGATTCAGCACGTGAAAAAGTACCTGCCACACGGCGGCGTGTTCGTCATAAGGCCGCTCTAATTCCGTGGCGGTGAGCCGGGATAGGTAGTCGCGAGTATTAGCCTCGATGGTGTCCCATCGGGCACGAACGGCGGCCTGAGTGCCGAAGTAGACGGGGTTGAGGATGCCCGGAACCGCAACGCCGCGCAACGCGGAGAACCAGCGATCCTCGATGTTCATGAGGTGAACAATTTGGTTGCGGACTGAACCCAGAGAATAGGGAAGCTTGCGGCGGAATTCCTCAGGCGTCAGGCCGACAATGCACCGCTCCCAAAGGGTATGATTGGCCGCGAAGTGGTAGTCGTATAAGCGGCGAATCGCTTCGGGATTCATGACGCCCAAATCAACAGATCATCGGCGAAGCGGGTGATCACCTCCCGATGCGCCAAATTTTCGAGCCAAGGGCGCGGAATGCCGTCCACACCGTAATATGCGCCGGCCAATTGCCCGTAAACGGCGGCGGTGGTGTCGGCGTCATCCCCCAGGTTGGCCGCCAGCAGACAGCCTTCGGCGAATGATTCCGAGCGATGGAAAGCCCATAGCGCGGCTTCCAGAGACTCAACGACGTAGCCGGTGCCTCGGATGGCGGGCGGGTTCTTCGTCTTGAAAGAGCCAGCGGCGATGGCGGCGATGGGGGCGGCCAATTCGCCGTCTGCCCAGGCTGTCCCGGTGGGCGAATAATGCGGGGCTAACAATTCGGTCTTGGCGACGCCCTGCAACGCGCCCACAATCAGCCCGCCCAGATAGCGGCAGGCGGCGACGCAGGTTTCCGCGCCGTGGGTCGTGCGCGAGCTTTCGCCGCTCAGGTGGATGGCATTGGCCGCATCGCGGGCGAAGAACAGGGGCACGGGGGCCAGGCGCATGATGCTGCCGTTGCCGGCGCTGTAGCGGTCGGTGGAACCGGCGAAAGGGTCGCCGTTTTGCTCAAATCGGCGCAGGGCCGCGCTGACCGTGCCGCCGATGTCGAAGCAGCGGCCGTTGCTGCTCAGATGGCCGTCGTCGCGCCACACCAGGTAGCGCCACATCTGATCGGCGGCATCAAAGCCGTTGCGTTTGATGAGGCTTTCGGCCAGGCAGAGGGCCATCGAGGTGTCGTCGGTCCATTCGCCCACTTGCAGGCGAAACGGCCCGCCGCCGACCATATCGGTGATGGGGGTGAAGCTGCCGGGTGGGCGAAACTCCAGGGTGGTGCCGACCGCATCCGCGCAAGCCAGCCCCAACAAACTACCGCGATAGCGTTCTTGAAGCGTGATCATCTTGAGTAGGGCGGGTGGGACTCGAACCCACATGGGTGTTACCCCGGCGGATTTTAAGTCCGCTGCGTCTGCCATTTCGCCACCGCCCCGCGGCTAAGGTCTCTTATTATAGCCGTGGGGCGGCTTGTCTTCAACCACAGCCACGTTATCAGAAGATGACACAGAGTACACGAAGGGACACAGAGAGCACGGAGGAAGAATTTTACTCTCTGTGGTCTCTGTGCCCCTCCGTGTCCTCTGTGTGCCAAGCCGACAAAAAAACACCTGTCAGGCCGGGCGGGGGCTGCTATACTTTCCCCAGCTTGTAACGGGAGAACAGGGAATGCGGCAATATCTCGATTTGATGGCCCACGTATTGGCTAACGGGACGCGCAAGGAAGACCGCACCGGCGTCGGCACGCTCAGCGTGTTCGGCCACCAGATGCGATTCGATCTGGCCGGCGGCTTCCCGCTGGTGACGACCAAAAAGGTGCATCTGCGCGCCATCATTCACGAACTGCTGTGGTTCCTGCGCGGCGAGAGTAACGTGCGCAGCCTGCAAGCCAACGGCGTGACCATCTGGGACGAGTGGGCCGATGCCGACGGCGAGTTGGGGCCGGTCTATGGCCGGCAATGGCGCTCGTGGGCCGCGGCCGACGGGCGAACGATTGACCAGATCGCGCAAGTCGTCGAGCAGATACGCACCAAGCCCGACTCGCGCCGCCTCATCGTCAGCGCCTGGAACGTGGGCGAGATCGAGCAGATGGCCCTGCCGCCCTGCCACTGCCTGTTCCAGTTCTACGTGGCCGACGGCCGCCTCTTCTGCCAGCTGTACCAGCGCAGCGCCGACATCTTTCTCGGCGTGCCGTTCAATATCGCTTCCTACGCCTTGCTGACCATGATGATCGCCCAGGTGACCGGCTACGAACCGGGCGAATTCGTCCACACCCTGGGCGACGCCCATCTTTACTTGAACCATCTGGAGCAGGCCAACCTACAACTGAC is drawn from Candidatus Promineifilum breve and contains these coding sequences:
- the tilS gene encoding tRNA lysidine(34) synthetase TilS — encoded protein: MKLFDQARDMLAQAAETSGIDLSAASLVVGVSGGPDSLALLAVLGQLLTPEQLIVAHLDHGLRPESAAEALSVEAMAQGLRFHSERVDVAQVAQAAHLSLEEAARVARYDFLARVARREGAPVIVTGHHAGDQAETVLMHLLRGSGLAGLRGMRPAARLPGHPDLWLWRPLLSLGRAVLSAYCVEHDLRPLHDASNNDPAFFRNRLRHELLPALESYSPQIRQRLTHLAEIVAADEALLEDRTARAWDDIYLDGDAAHSALRLDEWRALPLGLRRRTLRRAIAALRPDLRDVGFRALEAARLVAERGATGAQAALPGGLALSVGYGRLLVASAAHDPAAGLPQLPTATARPLPVPGAVDLAGGWRITAERVTVDFAAIAGNRDPWTAYLAPEMAQLVVRGRMPGEHIRPLGLQGETKIKEVMIDRKLPAAARALWPVIATAAHPVWLPSLLLDERARVHPDDTDVIRLRCLPPDRT
- a CDS encoding DinB family protein, which translates into the protein MNPEAIRRLYDYHFAANHTLWERCIVGLTPEEFRRKLPYSLGSVRNQIVHLMNIEDRWFSALRGVAVPGILNPVYFGTQAAVRARWDTIEANTRDYLSRLTATELERPYDEHAAVWQVLFHVLNHGTDHRAQTLSMLAQLGAKSFAQDYYLHLMGKF
- a CDS encoding ADP-ribosylglycohydrolase family protein is translated as MITLQERYRGSLLGLACADAVGTTLEFRPPGSFTPITDMVGGGPFRLQVGEWTDDTSMALCLAESLIKRNGFDAADQMWRYLVWRDDGHLSSNGRCFDIGGTVSAALRRFEQNGDPFAGSTDRYSAGNGSIMRLAPVPLFFARDAANAIHLSGESSRTTHGAETCVAACRYLGGLIVGALQGVAKTELLAPHYSPTGTAWADGELAAPIAAIAAGSFKTKNPPAIRGTGYVVESLEAALWAFHRSESFAEGCLLAANLGDDADTTAAVYGQLAGAYYGVDGIPRPWLENLAHREVITRFADDLLIWAS
- a CDS encoding thymidylate synthase; this translates as MRQYLDLMAHVLANGTRKEDRTGVGTLSVFGHQMRFDLAGGFPLVTTKKVHLRAIIHELLWFLRGESNVRSLQANGVTIWDEWADADGELGPVYGRQWRSWAAADGRTIDQIAQVVEQIRTKPDSRRLIVSAWNVGEIEQMALPPCHCLFQFYVADGRLFCQLYQRSADIFLGVPFNIASYALLTMMIAQVTGYEPGEFVHTLGDAHLYLNHLEQANLQLTRDPFPLPRMWLNPAVASVFDFRYEDFELVNYQSHPRIAAPIAV